The Lutibacter sp. A64 genome segment ATCGTATAAATTAGAATCTTCACCTTCAATTAAAGGAGCATCCATAGATACGTGACGACCAGAGTTTTTCATAGACTCTTTTACGTCGTTTACTGTCATGTCTAATTTTTTTGCAATTTCTTCAGCAGAAGGAGGTCTTTCGTTCTCTTGCTCAAGAAAAGCATACATTTTATTGATTTTATTAATAGAACCAATTTTATTTAAAGGCAAGCGCACAATACGAGATTGTTCTGCTAATGCTTGTAAAATAGATTGACGAATCCACCAAACAGCGTACGATATAAATTTAAAACCACGTGTTTCATCAAAACGTTTTGCTGCTTTTATTAATCCTAAATTACCTTCATTAATTAAATCTGGTAATGTTAATCCTTGATTTTGGTATTGTTTAGCTACAGATACTACAAAACGTAAATTCGCTTTTGTTAATCTTTCTAAAGCTACTTGGTCTCCTGCCTTAATTCGTTGTGCTAATTCTACCTCCATTTCGGCAGTAATTAAATCAACTTTTCCTATTTCTTGTAAGTATTTATCTAAAGATGCGGTTTCTCTATTAGTAACCTGTTTTGTTATTTTAAGCTGTCTCATTTAAAAACTAAAATTTTTGTGTTTATACATAGCGTACATAATATATACGTTGTATTTTTGAAAATGTTACAAAATAATGCTGATTTAATCTTTTTTTGTGACTTTTTAACATTTATAGTGTCTTAAAACCGTAACCCAATAATAAATTTTTGAAATCAATAAGTGACATAACGTTATTAACAGATAATGAATTGGTGCAGGAGATAGTAAAATCTAATGACTCTCAATTATTTGCTGTTTTGTATGATAGGCATGTGGCTATGGTTTATAATAAGTGCTATGGATTTGCTTCTTCTAAAGAGGAAGCTCAAGATTTAACACATGATGTTTTTATTAAACTTTTTGTTAAATTAAGGTCCTTTAAAGGAACAGCTAAGTTTTCCACTTGGTTGTATTCATTTACATATAATTTTTGTGTAAATTATGTTACACGTAATAATTATAAAAAAAATGAAAAGAATTTTGAAGGAGAAATACCCGATTCTGATGAAGATGATTCTAGTGATGCGTCTATTTTTAGTATGAAATCGGATATGTTAAAAAAAGCATTAGAGTTAATAGAACCAAGTGAGAAGATGATTTTATTAATGAAGTATCAAGATGATTTTTCAATAAAAGAAATTTCAGAATCGTTAGAAATAGGAGAGAGTGCTGTTAAAATGCGATTGAAAAGATCAAAAGAAAAATTAATTAGTGTATATAAAAATCTTAATTGATGGAAAATCCATTTAAGAAAATACTACATAACGAGGAAGTGCCAAAAGCATTGAGAAAGAAAGTAATTAATGATATTTCATTAATTAAGCTTTCTATTGATATGGCCGACCTGTTTGTAGTTAAATATCCTAGTACAATAGGAGAGTTTTTAGATACAGAAAAAAAACCGATTAAAAATATAGAAATTAAAAATTCTAATAAAGACTAATTCTAACCCAAAATAAATTAACAATGAAATTAATAACCCAAATACAAGACGCTGATTATACTTTTGTGCAAAATCTATGGCATCAACTATCTAATGTGATTCCAAAGTTTTTAATGGTCATTGCATTTATAATTTTAGCTTGGATAGTTTTAAAAGTAGTAAATTATATTCTGAAAAAAATATTGAAGTTATCTAAAATAGATTCGTTAACTACAAAATTAAATGAGGCAGAGTTATTTGGTAAAAATGATTACGATATTGTTCCTTCTCAAATTGTATTAAAATTTGTAAAGTATTTAATAATTCTAGTCTTTATTGTTATTGCCTCAGAAAGTCTTGGTTTAACAATGATTTCTGAAGGGATTGCTAGTTTTATAGGTTATTTACCTGTACTTATAAGTGCATTGTTAATTTTTGTTGTAGGTGTTTATTTAGCATCTATAATTAAAAAAGCTGTACAAGATACCCTTAAATCTTTAGAAGTAAATGGTTCTAATTTAGTAGGAAATATTGTTTTTTATGCAATTGTTGTAGTTGTTTCTATTACAGCATTAAATCAGGCTGGTATAGATACCGAAATTATAACTAGTAATTTAACTTTAATTTTGGGATCTGTTTTATTATCGTTTACTATTGCTTTTGGATTAGGAGCAAGAGATGTTGTAACACGTTTATTATTTGGTTTTTATTCACGTAAAAACTTTGAAGTAGGTCAGCATATAAAAACAAAAAATATTGAAGGTAAAATTCAGCAGATTGATAACATTAGTATTACAATTAAAACTACTGAAGGATTGGTTGTTTTACCAATTAAAAAATTTGTAGATCAAAAAGTAGAAATTATGTAAAATATTTTAGTAATTTTTTCTGTAAAATATGGGAATTTGTATTGAAAAAGGAATTAAATATATTAAACTCTAACAAGAATTTAATAACAGAAAACTTTACTAAAAACTATAGTAGAAATGTTTGGGTTAGTCATTTCTATTATAAACAGAGAGTAGAAATCCAACCATCAATTAAAATTGATGATTGGTCTCTTAATCTCAAAATTGATTCTTAGAACTATTAATGGGTTAGTGAATTCTAAGTATTCAATTATTATAGAGAAGCTGTAATTAGTACTTTTCTATTAAAAGAAAGAAGCCAATTTACAACTAAATTTTAATTTAATTGTAGGCTTCTTTTTCTTTTTTATGTAGTTTACTTTGAAGCCAGGCAATTTTGTAACGTTTTTAGCTTGATTTTGTAGATTATGGCTAGAAAACAACTAGCTGAGCTATAAGGTTTTTTTAAAAAAGGGAAGCGATTTAAAGCCACTTCCCCTCTCAAAAAAACTAATTCAAATAATTATTTTCTAAGAGTTATTGCAGCTTGTTTTTTCGCTACAATTATATAGTCTAAATAACAGTTTAATTTATTAAGTTCTTTTTTTAAAGGTATAAGAGTTAATTTGTGTTTAGCTTTTTTATTAATTATATTATAAAAATCTTTCCAAGGGAGTTTATCACTAATTTCAAAAAGCGCTGTTTCTTTCAGGTTTTTATTATAGGGTGTTCTTAAATTTGAACCTTCAAAAATAATAGCTCCAGTTAATAAATTAAATGAAGGTTCATTCTTTAAATATGCAGCAAGCATTTGTTTATCTTTTTTAATTAAGGATTTGTAATAAGCATGGCTCCTACCCATAAGAATAAGAAAGTTTTTAGCATTTGTGTTTTTTATAATTCGTTTTGTATTATCGGCTAAAGCTTGTTCTCTTTCATTATTATAATTTAAAGTTTTATTTTTTATTATTTGTTGTATGAGATTATAGTCTTCAGTCTTTAATAGTTGTTTAAGTATTAATTTATTGCTTTTAAGTGTTTTTTTTACCTTACTCATCCATTCTAAATCTTTTTTAGTTGGATAACCAGAAGTATAAGTATTGTAAAATTCATTTGTTTTTATTTCATCCATAAGTGATGAAATAAATGTTGGTGGATTTTTATATTTATAAAAGACACTAATTAAAGCATAACCCATAGTTCGTGCTCGATCGAAGTCTACCCCAATTACTGTTAAAGTTTTTTTTAACCTTTTATTATAATTGTAAATTGTTCTCCAAGCTTCTAACCAAGGTTGGTATGAGCCACAAAAAATTGTATAGTTCAAGTGTTTTTCATTCCCTGTATTTAAAAACTTATTATAAAAAAAAGCTTCTGAAGGACCACATTCAATTATTAATTTATTAAGATCGTTAGTTCTATTTAGATATTTAACAATTGTAGGGAAAATAGAAGCGGCCACTGCAGAAGCATGATTTTCTCCAAGTATTATAATATTTTTTTCTTCATCTGATTTTAAATGAATTTTAAAATATTTTTTATTGGATACATTTTTATGTTGAGCTAGTGCATTTGTTGTAATTAAAAAGCACAGCAGATAAAAAAACTTCATATTATTATTTACAGTTAATAATTATTAATTTTTTTATCTAAAGCAATATTAAAAATCTTACGAACTTCTGTGCTATTTGATGGTCTAGGGGCATTTGCACTTACTATTTTTCCTTGTGGGTCTAATAAAACAAATCGAGGTATCATAGTAATGTTATAACCGTCATTTATTATTTTTTTATTTTCTGGATCTACCCATAATTGTATACCTTCTAATTTGTGTTTTGTAACATATTCTACCCAATCTTGTTTGTTTTTATCAATAGAGATACTAACAAATTTTATGTTTTTTTCTTTGTATTCTTCTTTTAATTCGTTTAGACTTGGAAATTCAGCAATACAAGGTTTGCACCAAGTAGCCCATAAATCTATATAGGTGTATTTTTTAGAAAATAAATCTACTGAAGCTATTGTGTCTTCTTTAATATCAAATAGGTTTAGAATAGGTGAAGGTTTTCCTGGTAACATTTTTTCTAAATGGCCATATTTTTCTGCCACAATTGCAGCTATATCTGTATAAGGACAATTAGGCCCAAATTGGTTGTAAACTTCTGCTTTAAAATCGGAGCCTAAAGAGTAAGCTAGATAAATATATTTTGCTTTGCCTTCTAGTTCTTGATCTACAAAACTTAGAAATTCAATATCGTTACCTTTTTCTTTTTCTAATGCCAACTTATTTGTAATGTAATAATGTACAAAACGTAAATATGGCAATCCTTTTTCTTCTAAGTTGTTGCTTATTTTTATATCTTTTACAAAATCATAATAGTCATTAGGTAATACAGGAATATGCCCTTTTGTATATCCTTCGTGACTAGAAGGGTAATTCATTTTTCTAATAATTGCTAAATTTTCGTATTCATCTCTATAAATTTCAACTAACTTTTGACTTATCGGATGTGTTTTTTTATAATTTTCTAAATAAATTAATTTAACATTTTTAATACTATCTACTGTTTTAGCATAATCAGCTGCTTCTTTTTCAACAATAAACAAGTAATTGTTGTTTCTTCGTTGTTCGTAAGAGTTAAATGTATAATCTTCTTGATTTACAAACGTACTATTTATAGCGCCAGAACCTTTTAGTTTTAGAGTGTTTTTTATTACATCTTTATCTGAAATTACATCCATTCCAGCATCAATAAAAATACTATCTCCTGGATTTAAAAACAGGTATATATAACGGTTGTTTCCATTACCTTTTATCATAACTCGTCCAAAATCGAGTGTTGCTTTAATAGGTTTTTCTACTGTTATGTCAAAATTAAAATAGCCTGTACTGTCAATGTCAAACTTATTTTTTTTTGTTTTTTTTAGTAAATCGTATTCATCATAGGTTATTAAACCTTGAAATTGATCGTAATCAATTAATTTTCCTTGAATATTTATAGTGTTGTTAACTGT includes the following:
- a CDS encoding sigma-70 family RNA polymerase sigma factor, with protein sequence MRQLKITKQVTNRETASLDKYLQEIGKVDLITAEMEVELAQRIKAGDQVALERLTKANLRFVVSVAKQYQNQGLTLPDLINEGNLGLIKAAKRFDETRGFKFISYAVWWIRQSILQALAEQSRIVRLPLNKIGSINKINKMYAFLEQENERPPSAEEIAKKLDMTVNDVKESMKNSGRHVSMDAPLIEGEDSNLYDVLNTGESPNPDKSLLHESLKVEIERALETLTPREADVVQLYFGLGDAHPMTLEEIGETFDLTRERVRQIKEKAIRRLKHTSRSKILKTYLG
- a CDS encoding RNA polymerase sigma factor, with translation MKSISDITLLTDNELVQEIVKSNDSQLFAVLYDRHVAMVYNKCYGFASSKEEAQDLTHDVFIKLFVKLRSFKGTAKFSTWLYSFTYNFCVNYVTRNNYKKNEKNFEGEIPDSDEDDSSDASIFSMKSDMLKKALELIEPSEKMILLMKYQDDFSIKEISESLEIGESAVKMRLKRSKEKLISVYKNLN
- a CDS encoding mechanosensitive ion channel family protein yields the protein MKLITQIQDADYTFVQNLWHQLSNVIPKFLMVIAFIILAWIVLKVVNYILKKILKLSKIDSLTTKLNEAELFGKNDYDIVPSQIVLKFVKYLIILVFIVIASESLGLTMISEGIASFIGYLPVLISALLIFVVGVYLASIIKKAVQDTLKSLEVNGSNLVGNIVFYAIVVVVSITALNQAGIDTEIITSNLTLILGSVLLSFTIAFGLGARDVVTRLLFGFYSRKNFEVGQHIKTKNIEGKIQQIDNISITIKTTEGLVVLPIKKFVDQKVEIM
- a CDS encoding TlpA family protein disulfide reductase codes for the protein MLLVLTSCSEKKPLVTVNNTINIQGKLIDYDQFQGLITYDEYDLLKKTKKNKFDIDSTGYFNFDITVEKPIKATLDFGRVMIKGNGNNRYIYLFLNPGDSIFIDAGMDVISDKDVIKNTLKLKGSGAINSTFVNQEDYTFNSYEQRRNNNYLFIVEKEAADYAKTVDSIKNVKLIYLENYKKTHPISQKLVEIYRDEYENLAIIRKMNYPSSHEGYTKGHIPVLPNDYYDFVKDIKISNNLEEKGLPYLRFVHYYITNKLALEKEKGNDIEFLSFVDQELEGKAKYIYLAYSLGSDFKAEVYNQFGPNCPYTDIAAIVAEKYGHLEKMLPGKPSPILNLFDIKEDTIASVDLFSKKYTYIDLWATWCKPCIAEFPSLNELKEEYKEKNIKFVSISIDKNKQDWVEYVTKHKLEGIQLWVDPENKKIINDGYNITMIPRFVLLDPQGKIVSANAPRPSNSTEVRKIFNIALDKKINNY